The DNA window TCCGGGTTTTGGAATTTAACAAATGGATAAAATGCTGCCAGAGGGGCAATATATTGCATCTGAGAAGTTACTTTATTTTTCACAACTACCGGTAGGAAGAGTGCCAATAATTCGTCTGAAGCTCCATTCAAATCGATTTTATCTACCAGAGTATTCGCTCTTGAAGGATCGGTCGTAATAAGGGCGCTTAAAGAATTTGCTTTAACGGCATTAGAAACAGCATTGACTCCTTTTTCAAAGATCGGGATGTATTTCTTATCCTTCGTTTTTGCCAAAGCCGCTATCGCAGCAGCCTGCGTCAATGTTTTAGGATCATTGGAAGCTATTTTTTCAACTTCAGATCCTAGCGTTTTCATTTGCTCTGCATTCGTAAGATCAATAAGTTCCAATGCCTTGATTCTTACCCTGAAAAATGGATCTTTCAAGGCAGTAGCCAGTAATTTTGTTATCGCAGGACTTTTCCCCGTCTGATCTTTTATACCGGTTAAAGCAGTATATCTGCTTTTGAATTCTTTAGAATTTGTAAACTGCAGCAGATTTTGTTCCGGTGTTTTAGTATCGGTAATATCAGCCAATAAAACTCCATCAGCATTGATATTTATTAATTCCGGAGTCTTGGAGACATCAAAATTGAATGTATTTTTCGCTTCTGCATTCACCCAAACATTATATCTTTTTGGCTTCCCATTATCGTAAACATCAATAGCTAAAGGAAATTCAAATAGTTGATCCTGGGTCTGGTTGATGGTTACCGCCACTTGTTTTTTCACCGGCTCAAAAGTGGATGAATAATTTATTTTTGGATTTCCACTTCCGAAGTACCATTGGTTAAAGAACCAATTTAAGTCTTTTCCAGAAACCTTTTCGAAGGAAAGTCTCAGCTGATGAGCTTCTGCGTTCTGATATTCATTGGTTTTCAGATAGTCATTCATACCTGCAAAAAATGCATCATCACCTAAATAGTTTCTTAACATATTCAGAATTCCGCCCCCTTTTTGATAGGTTACAAGATCGAAGACATCTTCACGGGACTCATAATTGAATCTTACCAGGTTTTTCTTAAAATCAGTCGGATTATGGATGTAAAGATTCACATCACTCATCAAATGGTAATCTGCCTGATCTTTACCGTATTTATGTTCATTCCAAAGATATTCCGAATAATTGGCAAAAGATTCATTGACTGTCAGGTTGCTCCAGCTTTCCGCAGTAACCAAATCCCCAAACCAGTGGTGGAATAATTCATGGGCAATGGTATCCTCCCATTTATTTTCGTCAATCAGCTGACCGGGTTTTTGAAGGATATCACTTCCGTGAAGGGTTGCAGTTGTATTTTCCATCGCCCCGCTTACATAGTTTCTTCCGGAAATCTGTGCATATTTTGCCCATGGGAAATCGTAGTTCATTTTCTTCGAGAAGAAATCAATCATTTCCGGGGTATTCCCATAGATCTGTTTTGCATAAGGTTCATATTCCTTTTCGATATAATAATCAACGGGAATATTTTTCCATTTATCTTTCACAATGGCATATTCGCCTACTCCCATAAAGAAAAGGTAGGTAGAATGCCTCTTATCCATCACCCAATGATCTGTTCTGAGCCCGTTGGATTCTTTTTGAGATTCTTTTAAAATACCATTTGAAAGGGTAACATACTTATCAGGAACCGTCATGTAGATTTCCTGAGTCGTTTTTTGATTGGGCTTATCAATTGTGGGGAACCATGCAGAAGAAGATTCTGTTTCACCCTGGGTCCAGATTTGTGTAGGCATATCAGGTTCCGTTCCCTGAGCATTGATAAAATATAGACCTTTTGCATCATTAATGGCCACGCTTCCCTGTTGTTTTACCTCATTGGGACGGGAAGTGTATTTGATGTAAATGGTATAATCCTG is part of the Chryseobacterium lactis genome and encodes:
- a CDS encoding M1 family metallopeptidase, whose amino-acid sequence is MRKAILSIAILGILFSANVAAQTDTSGREKVYRATHTKLTELKHTKLKVNFDYQKEQMNGEEWLTASPYFYATNELILDAKAMLIHEVGLDNNGKRSTLPYEYKNDILKIKLDKTYQKNQDYTIYIKYTSRPNEVKQQGSVAINDAKGLYFINAQGTEPDMPTQIWTQGETESSSAWFPTIDKPNQKTTQEIYMTVPDKYVTLSNGILKESQKESNGLRTDHWVMDKRHSTYLFFMGVGEYAIVKDKWKNIPVDYYIEKEYEPYAKQIYGNTPEMIDFFSKKMNYDFPWAKYAQISGRNYVSGAMENTTATLHGSDILQKPGQLIDENKWEDTIAHELFHHWFGDLVTAESWSNLTVNESFANYSEYLWNEHKYGKDQADYHLMSDVNLYIHNPTDFKKNLVRFNYESREDVFDLVTYQKGGGILNMLRNYLGDDAFFAGMNDYLKTNEYQNAEAHQLRLSFEKVSGKDLNWFFNQWYFGSGNPKINYSSTFEPVKKQVAVTINQTQDQLFEFPLAIDVYDNGKPKRYNVWVNAEAKNTFNFDVSKTPELININADGVLLADITDTKTPEQNLLQFTNSKEFKSRYTALTGIKDQTGKSPAITKLLATALKDPFFRVRIKALELIDLTNAEQMKTLGSEVEKIASNDPKTLTQAAAIAALAKTKDKKYIPIFEKGVNAVSNAVKANSLSALITTDPSRANTLVDKIDLNGASDELLALFLPVVVKNKVTSQMQYIAPLAAFYPFVKFQNPELGKTAEEGYNWIMSTDNLKAVESITKMLGYAKNQMTDNPQAKMMVIQMLKEGLNKKMELLKQNPQNAASINKQIDVLNKAIENFK